Proteins encoded in a region of the Streptomyces sp. PCS3-D2 genome:
- a CDS encoding DNA polymerase III subunit gamma and tau: protein MSSLALYRRYRPESFAEVIGQEHVTAPLMQALRNNRVNHAYLFSGPRGCGKTTSARILARCLNCEQGPTPTPCGECQSCRDLARNGPGSIDVIEIDAASHGGVDDARDLREKAFFGPASSRYKIYIIDEAHMVTSAGFNALLKVVEEPPEHLKFIFATTEPEKVIGTIRSRTHHYPFRLVPPGTLREYLGEVCGREGARVEDGVLPLVVRAGAGSVRDSMSVMDQLLAGAGEEGVTYAMATSLLGYTEGSLLDSVVDAFASGDGAAAFEVVDRVVEGGNDPRRFVADLLERLRDLVILAAVPDAGEKGLIDAPADVVERMQAQASVFGAAELSRAADLVNAGLTEMRGATSPRLQLELICARVLLPAAFDDERSFQARLDRLERGGAAAFAAGPPAMGYVPGPEAHAMAPAGPGGGPAAARAAARTPAAAPAQAPAPAPAQAPAPVPAPAPVHQEAAPPTPSAAPAQPAPGAWPGAAQPGSGAPAARPAAAAPAPGAWPSAAAAGQGAPAPGHVPAAPAPAPAAAAPAAPVPSPGMAAGAGQVQAMWPAVLDAVKNRRRFTWILLSQNAQVTGFDGTTLQLGFPNAGARDNFASSGSEDVLKAVLAEQFQVNWKIDAVVGGGGPAPVSAPGQSYGGPPAPAPAYSPPPPPPQQVPAPQAPAAQPQQPSQQPHQPQQPQQSAAPSPSPAAQPPAPVAPEDDFAEDDDPDLVESALTGHDLIVRELGATVVEEYTNE, encoded by the coding sequence GTGTCGTCCCTTGCGCTGTACCGCCGCTACCGCCCGGAATCGTTCGCCGAGGTCATCGGTCAGGAGCATGTCACCGCGCCCCTGATGCAGGCCCTGCGGAACAACCGGGTCAATCACGCGTACCTGTTCAGCGGGCCGCGCGGGTGTGGAAAGACCACCAGCGCGCGCATCCTCGCCCGGTGCCTGAACTGTGAGCAGGGCCCCACCCCTACCCCCTGCGGGGAGTGCCAGTCCTGCCGCGACCTCGCCAGGAACGGCCCGGGGTCCATCGACGTCATCGAGATCGACGCCGCCTCGCACGGTGGTGTGGACGACGCCCGCGACCTGCGTGAGAAGGCCTTCTTCGGGCCCGCGTCCAGTCGCTACAAGATCTACATCATCGACGAGGCCCACATGGTGACCTCGGCGGGCTTCAACGCCCTGCTGAAGGTGGTCGAGGAGCCGCCGGAGCACCTCAAGTTCATCTTCGCCACCACCGAGCCGGAGAAGGTGATCGGGACCATCCGGTCCAGGACCCACCACTACCCGTTCCGTCTCGTGCCGCCCGGCACCCTCCGGGAGTACCTGGGTGAGGTCTGCGGCCGTGAGGGCGCTCGGGTCGAGGACGGCGTGCTGCCGCTCGTCGTGCGCGCCGGCGCCGGGTCCGTGCGTGACTCGATGTCCGTCATGGACCAGCTCCTCGCCGGCGCGGGCGAGGAGGGTGTGACATACGCCATGGCCACCTCGCTTCTCGGTTACACCGAGGGCTCGCTCCTCGACTCCGTCGTCGACGCCTTCGCGTCCGGGGACGGCGCGGCCGCGTTCGAGGTCGTCGACCGGGTCGTCGAGGGCGGGAACGACCCGCGCCGCTTCGTCGCCGACCTGCTGGAGCGGTTGCGTGACCTGGTCATCCTCGCCGCCGTGCCCGACGCCGGGGAGAAGGGGCTGATCGACGCCCCCGCCGATGTCGTGGAGCGGATGCAGGCCCAGGCGTCCGTGTTCGGTGCCGCCGAGCTCTCGCGCGCCGCGGACCTGGTCAACGCGGGCCTCACCGAGATGCGGGGCGCGACCTCGCCGCGGCTGCAGTTGGAGCTGATCTGCGCCCGGGTGCTGCTTCCCGCCGCCTTCGACGACGAGCGGTCCTTCCAGGCCCGCCTGGACCGCCTGGAGCGCGGCGGGGCCGCCGCCTTCGCCGCCGGGCCGCCCGCCATGGGCTACGTACCCGGGCCCGAGGCGCATGCCATGGCCCCGGCCGGTCCGGGCGGGGGTCCCGCGGCCGCCCGGGCCGCCGCCCGGACCCCGGCCGCGGCTCCGGCTCAGGCCCCTGCCCCGGCTCCGGCCCAGGCGCCCGCCCCCGTTCCGGCTCCCGCCCCGGTGCACCAGGAGGCCGCGCCGCCCACCCCGTCCGCCGCTCCCGCGCAGCCCGCCCCCGGGGCGTGGCCCGGAGCCGCGCAGCCCGGGAGCGGAGCCCCGGCCGCCCGGCCCGCCGCCGCGGCTCCCGCCCCCGGCGCCTGGCCGAGCGCGGCCGCGGCCGGCCAGGGCGCGCCCGCACCTGGTCACGTTCCGGCCGCCCCGGCGCCCGCACCCGCCGCCGCGGCGCCCGCCGCGCCCGTCCCCTCCCCCGGCATGGCCGCCGGTGCCGGACAGGTCCAGGCGATGTGGCCCGCCGTCCTGGACGCCGTAAAGAACCGCCGTCGCTTCACGTGGATCCTGCTCAGCCAGAACGCCCAGGTCACCGGCTTCGACGGGACCACACTCCAGCTGGGATTCCCCAATGCCGGAGCCCGCGACAACTTCGCCAGCAGCGGCAGCGAGGACGTGCTCAAGGCGGTCCTGGCCGAGCAGTTCCAGGTCAACTGGAAGATCGACGCCGTCGTGGGCGGCGGCGGCCCGGCCCCGGTGTCCGCCCCCGGCCAGTCGTACGGCGGGCCGCCCGCGCCCGCCCCGGCGTACAGCCCGCCCCCGCCCCCGCCGCAGCAGGTCCCCGCTCCTCAGGCCCCGGCCGCGCAGCCGCAGCAGCCGTCCCAGCAGCCTCACCAGCCGCAGCAGCCTCAGCAGTCCGCCGCCCCGTCGCCGTCCCCGGCCGCGCAGCCGCCCGCGCCGGTCGCTCCCGAGGACGACTTCGCCGAGGATGACGACCCCGACCTCGTCGAGAGCGCGCTGACCGGACACGACCTGATCGTGCGGGAGCTCGGAGCCACGGTTGTGGAGGAATACACAAACGAATAG
- the purD gene encoding phosphoribosylamine--glycine ligase, with the protein MKVLVIGGGAREHALCRSLSLDPDVSALYCAPGNAGIAEVAELRPVDALDGEAVAALATELGADLVVVGPEAPLVAGVADAVRAVGIPVFGPSAEAAQLEGSKAFAKDVMAAAGVPTARSYVCTTPEEVDAALDAFGAPYVVKDDGLAAGKGVVVTEDRHAARAHALACDRVVIEEYLDGPEVSLFAITDGVTVVPLQPAQDFKRALDGDQGPNTGGMGAYSPLPWADPKLVDEVMELVLQPTVDELRRRGTPFSGLLYAGLAITGRGTRVIEFNARFGDPETQVVLARLRTPLASVLLNAASGTLADEPPLVWREDAAVTVVIASHNYPGTPRTGDPIEGLAEVAAEDAPDAYVLHAGTRSEGDAVVSAGGRVLSVTATGFDLAQAREKAYKAVARIRLDGSQHRTDIAAKAAGLG; encoded by the coding sequence GTGAAGGTCCTCGTCATCGGCGGCGGCGCCCGCGAACACGCCCTGTGCCGCTCTCTGTCCCTCGACCCCGACGTCTCCGCGCTGTACTGCGCTCCCGGCAACGCCGGCATCGCCGAGGTGGCCGAGCTCCGCCCGGTCGACGCCCTCGACGGCGAAGCCGTCGCCGCTCTCGCGACCGAACTCGGCGCCGACCTGGTCGTCGTCGGCCCGGAGGCCCCGTTGGTCGCCGGGGTCGCCGACGCCGTGCGCGCCGTCGGCATCCCCGTCTTCGGCCCGTCCGCCGAGGCGGCGCAGCTCGAAGGCTCCAAGGCCTTCGCCAAGGACGTGATGGCGGCGGCCGGGGTCCCGACCGCACGCAGCTACGTCTGCACCACCCCGGAGGAGGTGGACGCGGCCCTCGACGCCTTCGGCGCCCCCTACGTGGTCAAGGACGACGGTCTGGCGGCCGGCAAGGGCGTGGTGGTCACCGAGGACCGGCACGCGGCCCGCGCGCACGCCCTCGCCTGCGACCGGGTGGTCATCGAGGAGTACCTCGACGGCCCCGAGGTCTCCCTCTTCGCCATCACCGACGGCGTTACCGTCGTCCCGCTCCAGCCCGCCCAGGACTTCAAGCGCGCCCTGGACGGCGACCAGGGCCCCAACACCGGCGGCATGGGTGCCTACTCGCCGCTGCCCTGGGCCGACCCGAAGCTGGTCGACGAGGTCATGGAGCTCGTGCTCCAGCCGACCGTCGACGAACTGCGTCGCCGCGGCACCCCCTTCTCGGGACTGCTCTACGCCGGCCTCGCGATCACCGGCCGCGGCACCCGGGTCATCGAGTTCAACGCCCGTTTCGGCGACCCCGAGACCCAGGTGGTGCTGGCCCGGCTGCGCACCCCGCTCGCAAGCGTGCTCCTGAACGCCGCCAGCGGCACGCTGGCCGACGAGCCGCCGCTCGTGTGGCGCGAGGACGCCGCCGTCACGGTCGTCATCGCCTCCCACAACTACCCCGGCACCCCCCGCACCGGGGACCCGATCGAGGGCCTGGCCGAGGTGGCGGCCGAGGACGCGCCCGACGCTTACGTGCTGCACGCCGGAACCCGCAGCGAGGGCGACGCCGTCGTCAGCGCGGGGGGTCGCGTGCTCTCGGTGACGGCGACCGGTTTCGATCTGGCGCAGGCGCGCGAGAAGGCGTATAAGGCGGTCGCGCGCATCCGCCTGGACGGCTCGCAGCACCGTACCGACATCGCCGCCAAGGCGGCCGGGCTCGGCTGA
- a CDS encoding N,N-dimethylformamidase beta subunit family domain-containing protein yields MGTDQIRRWESGALAHAVNDPFGQGPLPWFRGSELYFDDTGQVVPWYVDPAAAVAGTGQIPRARGNGGPRTADDVHRQIKGFASTGAVAPGEAIDFHITVDPPQQFSVDVYRIGHYGGDGASKITTSPRLSGIVQPAPLAADRTVSCHHWWLSWRLQVPSYWSVGAYVAVLTTADGYRSHIPFTVRDDHPADLLLLLPDITWQAYNLYPEDGRTGASLYHAWDEAGRLLGERDAAVTVSFDRPYAGAGLPLHVGHAYDFIRWAERYGYDIAYADTRDLHAGRIDPTRYRGLVFPGHDEYWSAPMRRTVERARHHGTSLVFLSANTMYWQVELGPSPSGVPDRLLTCRKRRGPGRPALWREVDRPEQQLLGIQYAGRVPEPAPMIVRNATHWLWDSTGAGENDELPGLVAGEADRYFPRTQLPEHQDRILLAHSPYLDSEGQRRHQETSLYRAPSGALVFASGTFAWSPALDRPGHVDERVQRATANLLDRICKHD; encoded by the coding sequence ATGGGTACCGACCAGATCCGGCGTTGGGAGTCGGGTGCGCTCGCGCACGCGGTGAACGACCCCTTCGGGCAGGGCCCCCTGCCCTGGTTCCGGGGCAGTGAGCTCTACTTCGACGACACGGGCCAGGTCGTCCCCTGGTACGTGGACCCGGCCGCCGCGGTCGCCGGCACCGGCCAGATCCCCCGGGCCCGCGGCAACGGAGGCCCCCGCACCGCCGACGACGTGCACCGTCAGATCAAGGGTTTCGCCTCCACCGGCGCGGTGGCCCCGGGCGAGGCCATCGACTTCCACATCACCGTCGACCCGCCCCAGCAGTTCTCCGTCGACGTCTACCGGATCGGCCACTACGGCGGCGACGGCGCCTCGAAAATCACCACGAGCCCCCGCCTCTCCGGCATCGTCCAGCCCGCCCCCCTCGCCGCGGACCGTACCGTCTCCTGCCACCACTGGTGGCTCTCCTGGCGCCTGCAGGTCCCGTCCTACTGGAGCGTCGGCGCGTACGTCGCCGTCCTGACCACCGCCGACGGCTACCGCTCCCACATCCCCTTCACGGTCCGCGACGACCACCCCGCCGACCTGCTGCTCCTGCTCCCCGACATCACGTGGCAGGCCTACAACCTCTACCCGGAGGACGGCCGGACGGGCGCCAGCCTCTACCACGCATGGGACGAGGCGGGCCGCCTCCTCGGCGAGCGGGACGCGGCCGTCACCGTCTCCTTCGACCGGCCCTACGCGGGCGCCGGCCTGCCCCTCCACGTCGGCCACGCCTACGACTTCATCCGCTGGGCCGAGCGCTACGGCTACGACATCGCCTACGCCGACACCCGCGACCTGCACGCCGGCCGCATCGACCCCACCCGCTACCGCGGCCTGGTCTTCCCCGGCCACGACGAGTACTGGTCGGCCCCGATGCGCCGCACCGTCGAGCGGGCGCGCCACCACGGAACCTCCCTCGTGTTCCTCTCCGCGAACACCATGTACTGGCAGGTCGAGCTCGGCCCGTCGCCCTCCGGCGTCCCCGACCGGCTGCTCACCTGCCGAAAACGCCGCGGACCGGGCCGCCCCGCCCTCTGGCGCGAGGTCGACCGCCCGGAGCAGCAGCTGCTCGGCATCCAGTACGCGGGCCGGGTCCCGGAACCCGCCCCGATGATCGTGCGCAACGCCACGCACTGGCTGTGGGACTCCACCGGCGCCGGCGAGAACGACGAACTGCCCGGCCTGGTCGCAGGCGAGGCCGACCGGTACTTCCCGCGCACCCAGCTCCCCGAGCACCAGGACCGGATCCTGCTCGCGCACTCCCCGTACCTCGACAGCGAGGGTCAGCGCCGTCACCAGGAGACCTCCCTCTACCGGGCCCCCAGCGGGGCGCTGGTCTTCGCCTCCGGCACGTTCGCCTGGTCCCCGGCCCTCGACCGTCCCGGCCACGTCGACGAGCGCGTGCAGCGGGCCACGGCCAACCTCCTCGACCGGATCTGCAAGCACGACTGA
- a CDS encoding phosphoribosylaminoimidazolesuccinocarboxamide synthase, whose protein sequence is MSGFVEKPEPVQVPGLVHLHTGKVRDLYQDEDGRLVLVASDRISAFDWVLPTEIPDKGRVLTQLSLWWFDQLADLVPNHVISTELPAGAPADWAGRTLVCKNLDMVPVECVARGYLTGSGLAEYNKTRTVCGLGLPEGLVDGSELPGPIFTPAAKAEVGEHDENVSYEEVARTTGAETAALLRQTTLAVYSRARDIARERGIILADTKFEFGFDPKDHALVAADEVLTPDSSRFWPADQWEPGRSQPSFDKQYVRDWLASAASGWDPKGELPPPALPTQVVAQTRAKYIEAYERLTGLDWS, encoded by the coding sequence GTGTCCGGATTCGTCGAAAAGCCCGAGCCGGTTCAGGTTCCGGGCCTCGTCCACCTCCACACCGGCAAGGTGCGCGACCTCTACCAGGACGAGGACGGCCGCCTCGTCCTGGTCGCCAGCGACCGCATCTCCGCCTTCGACTGGGTGCTGCCCACCGAGATCCCGGACAAGGGCCGCGTCCTGACCCAGCTCTCCCTGTGGTGGTTCGACCAGCTCGCGGACCTCGTCCCGAACCACGTCATCTCCACCGAGCTGCCCGCCGGTGCCCCCGCCGACTGGGCCGGCCGCACGCTGGTCTGCAAGAACCTCGACATGGTCCCGGTCGAGTGCGTGGCCCGCGGCTATCTCACCGGCTCGGGCCTCGCCGAGTACAACAAGACCCGCACCGTCTGCGGCCTCGGTCTTCCCGAAGGCCTCGTGGACGGCTCCGAGCTGCCCGGCCCGATCTTCACCCCGGCTGCCAAGGCCGAGGTGGGCGAGCACGACGAGAACGTCTCCTACGAGGAGGTCGCGCGCACCACCGGAGCCGAGACGGCCGCGCTGCTGCGCCAGACCACCCTCGCCGTGTACAGCCGCGCCCGGGACATCGCCCGTGAGCGCGGGATCATCCTGGCCGACACCAAGTTCGAGTTCGGCTTCGACCCGAAGGACCACGCGCTGGTCGCCGCGGACGAGGTGCTGACCCCGGACTCCTCCCGCTTCTGGCCCGCCGACCAGTGGGAGCCGGGGCGTTCCCAGCCCTCCTTCGACAAGCAGTACGTCCGTGACTGGCTGGCCTCCGCGGCCTCCGGCTGGGACCCGAAGGGCGAACTGCCGCCGCCGGCCCTCCCGACGCAGGTCGTCGCGCAGACCCGCGCGAAGTACATCGAGGCGTACGAGCGTCTGACCGGCCTGGACTGGTCGTAG
- a CDS encoding response regulator transcription factor codes for MSPVRVLLADDEHLIRGALAALLALEDDLLVVAEAASGPEALAMARAHRPDVAVLDLQMPGADGVSVATSLRAELPDCKTMIVTSHGRPGHLKRALAAGVRAFAPKTVSAQRLAELIRTVHAGGRYVDPELAADAISAGDSPLTAREAEVLELAGDGAPIAEIAERASLSQGTVRNYLSSAATKLGAENRHAAVRLARERGWV; via the coding sequence GTGAGCCCGGTACGCGTACTGCTCGCCGACGACGAGCACTTGATCCGCGGGGCGCTGGCGGCGCTCCTCGCTCTGGAGGACGACCTGCTGGTCGTCGCGGAGGCGGCGTCCGGCCCCGAGGCGCTGGCGATGGCACGGGCGCACCGCCCGGACGTGGCGGTGCTGGACCTGCAGATGCCGGGGGCGGACGGTGTGAGTGTCGCCACATCCCTGCGGGCCGAACTCCCCGACTGCAAGACGATGATCGTGACCAGCCACGGGCGTCCGGGACATCTGAAGCGGGCGCTGGCGGCGGGGGTGCGTGCCTTCGCCCCGAAGACGGTCTCGGCGCAGCGGCTGGCCGAGCTGATCCGGACCGTGCACGCCGGAGGCCGTTACGTGGACCCCGAGTTGGCGGCCGACGCGATCAGCGCCGGGGACTCCCCGCTGACCGCGCGGGAGGCCGAGGTGCTGGAGCTGGCGGGAGACGGGGCGCCGATCGCGGAGATCGCGGAGCGGGCCTCGCTGTCGCAGGGGACGGTCCGCAACTACCTGTCCTCGGCGGCCACGAAGCTGGGCGCCGAGAACCGTCATGCGGCAGTACGTCTCGCGAGGGAGCGAGGTTGGGTATAG
- a CDS encoding sensor histidine kinase has translation MSKLTGWWKNRSTAGKVELYTRGSFYVFVLLEILSFALTPLAAAAADGTSFVVPLSLFLMMCAHAVLCGVLTSRALHWVVGRRERPTRLAVATALVTAGCVLAVLTVRTTGESQATVAPTMVAGLAWFTSGSLVLCLKSVRRMWYVAAAAAVATGLAALSLGMPVGKALGYAVGVLLGGLFFGATSGFSGWLLRTVYELDRSREVQARLAVAEERLRFGRDLHDVMGRNLAVIALKSELAVQLARRERPEAVEQMIAVQRIARESQREVRDVVRGYREADLAVELEGARGVLSAAGMECRVDFRPDRELPSEVQSALGWVVREATTNVLRHGDAQRCRIRLAAPASGPVTLVVENDGAPEAPAGPPGSGLAGLRERLAALEGTLEAGLVGDGRFRLRAEIPGPRLDGLEVRA, from the coding sequence GTGTCGAAGCTGACCGGGTGGTGGAAGAACCGCAGCACCGCGGGGAAGGTCGAGCTCTACACCCGGGGGTCGTTCTACGTCTTCGTGCTCTTGGAGATCCTGTCCTTCGCGCTGACCCCGCTGGCCGCCGCGGCCGCCGACGGGACCTCCTTCGTGGTGCCCCTCTCGCTCTTCCTGATGATGTGCGCGCACGCGGTCCTGTGCGGGGTGCTCACCTCCCGGGCACTGCACTGGGTGGTGGGGCGGCGTGAGCGCCCCACCCGACTGGCAGTGGCCACCGCCCTGGTGACGGCGGGATGCGTCCTGGCCGTCCTCACCGTGCGGACCACCGGGGAGTCCCAAGCGACCGTGGCACCGACCATGGTGGCCGGACTGGCCTGGTTCACCTCCGGATCGCTCGTCCTGTGCCTGAAGTCGGTACGGCGGATGTGGTACGTCGCCGCGGCGGCGGCCGTCGCCACCGGGCTGGCCGCCCTGAGCCTCGGCATGCCGGTGGGGAAGGCGCTCGGGTACGCCGTCGGCGTGCTGCTGGGAGGCCTGTTCTTCGGAGCCACCAGCGGGTTCTCCGGCTGGCTGCTGAGGACCGTCTACGAGCTGGACCGCTCCCGCGAGGTCCAGGCACGGCTGGCGGTGGCCGAGGAACGGCTGCGCTTCGGCCGCGACCTGCACGACGTGATGGGCCGCAACCTGGCAGTGATCGCCCTCAAGAGCGAGCTGGCCGTCCAGCTGGCCCGGCGCGAACGCCCCGAGGCGGTGGAGCAGATGATCGCGGTCCAGCGGATCGCCCGGGAGTCCCAGCGGGAGGTCCGGGACGTGGTGCGCGGCTACCGGGAGGCGGACCTCGCGGTGGAGCTGGAGGGAGCGCGCGGGGTGCTGAGCGCGGCCGGGATGGAGTGCCGGGTCGACTTCCGGCCGGACCGGGAGCTCCCCTCGGAGGTCCAGTCGGCACTCGGCTGGGTGGTCCGCGAAGCCACGACGAACGTGCTGCGGCACGGGGACGCGCAGCGCTGCCGAATCCGGCTGGCGGCTCCGGCGAGCGGCCCCGTGACGCTCGTGGTGGAGAACGACGGCGCGCCGGAGGCTCCTGCCGGGCCGCCCGGCTCGGGACTGGCCGGGCTGCGGGAGCGGCTCGCCGCGCTGGAAGGAACCCTGGAGGCGGGGCTGGTCGGTGACGGCCGGTTCCGGCTGCGTGCGGAGATACCGGGCCCACGGCTCGACGGACTGGAGGTGCGGGCGTGA
- a CDS encoding ABC transporter permease, translated as MSTLTLNAGRITALGRSELTLLVRNRAALGVALLMPLLMVFVLRSSLTGVEGAAAVGEATLTGGIGMVLLLVVYMNLVSAYVARREELVLKRLRTGEARDLEILAGTALPAACLALGQIAVLAVAGALALDVRMPQNPLLLVAAVFAGLLLLAALSAVTSSFTRTVETAGLTTLPLFLATVLGSGLFAPTDSLPDLAASLCELLPLSGVMVLVRAGWSGGAEGGDLLGAGLNVLAWIVISVFAVQRWFRWEPRR; from the coding sequence ATGAGCACGCTCACCCTGAACGCCGGCCGGATCACCGCGCTCGGCCGCTCCGAGCTCACCCTGCTGGTGCGCAACCGGGCCGCACTCGGCGTGGCCCTCCTGATGCCCCTGCTGATGGTGTTCGTCCTGCGCTCCTCCCTCACCGGCGTCGAGGGCGCCGCGGCCGTCGGCGAGGCCACCCTGACCGGCGGGATCGGCATGGTGCTGCTCCTCGTCGTCTACATGAACCTGGTCTCCGCCTACGTCGCCCGGCGCGAGGAGCTCGTCCTGAAGCGGCTGCGCACCGGCGAGGCCCGGGACCTGGAGATCCTGGCCGGGACGGCGCTGCCCGCCGCCTGCCTGGCGCTCGGCCAGATCGCCGTCCTCGCGGTCGCCGGGGCGCTCGCCCTGGACGTGCGCATGCCGCAGAACCCGCTGCTGCTCGTGGCGGCCGTCTTCGCCGGCCTCCTGCTGCTGGCCGCGCTGTCCGCGGTGACCAGCTCCTTCACCCGCACCGTGGAGACCGCCGGCCTCACCACGCTGCCCCTGTTCCTGGCGACCGTGCTCGGCTCGGGACTGTTCGCCCCGACGGACTCGCTGCCCGACCTGGCGGCCTCGCTGTGCGAACTGTTGCCGCTGAGCGGCGTGATGGTCCTCGTACGGGCCGGCTGGAGCGGCGGAGCGGAGGGCGGGGACCTGCTGGGCGCCGGACTGAACGTGCTGGCCTGGATCGTGATCAGCGTGTTTGCTGTCCAGCGGTGGTTCCGCTGGGAACCGCGTCGCTAG
- a CDS encoding ABC transporter ATP-binding protein has protein sequence MTDTVIQARDLRRGYAGGFEAVRGVSFSVARGEVFALLGTNGAGKTSTVELLEGLAAPSGGQVRVFGLDPLTRRAEVRPRTGVMLQEGGFPSDLSVVETVRMWGGVTTGARPAAEVLELVGLTARSGVRVKQLSGGERRRLDLALALLGRPEVLFLDEPTTGMDPEGRRETWALVRALREQGTTVLLTTHYLEEAEELADRLAILHEGELVLSGTPAEVTATRPARIRFALPAGTPAARLPLSLRAAAFGQRVEIRTEALQETLAELLGWARENGVELGGLDARSASLEEAFLEIARNRRNTGDRTGRTGHGSHDSHDDTMAGTR, from the coding sequence ATGACTGACACCGTGATCCAAGCCCGGGACCTGCGCCGGGGCTACGCCGGAGGATTCGAGGCCGTACGAGGCGTCTCCTTCTCCGTGGCGCGGGGTGAGGTCTTCGCCCTGCTCGGCACCAACGGCGCGGGCAAGACCTCCACCGTCGAACTGCTGGAGGGACTCGCCGCGCCGAGCGGCGGGCAGGTCCGCGTCTTCGGCCTCGATCCCCTCACCCGGCGGGCCGAGGTCCGGCCGCGCACCGGGGTCATGCTCCAGGAGGGCGGCTTCCCCTCGGACCTATCGGTCGTCGAGACCGTGCGGATGTGGGGCGGGGTCACCACCGGCGCCCGCCCGGCGGCCGAGGTGCTGGAGCTGGTCGGCCTGACCGCGCGCTCCGGCGTACGCGTGAAGCAGTTGTCCGGCGGGGAACGGCGGCGCCTGGACCTGGCGCTGGCCCTGCTCGGCCGACCCGAGGTGCTCTTCCTGGACGAGCCCACCACCGGCATGGACCCCGAAGGGCGCCGGGAGACCTGGGCCCTGGTGCGCGCACTGCGGGAGCAGGGCACCACGGTGCTGCTGACCACGCACTACCTGGAGGAGGCCGAGGAGCTCGCGGACCGCCTCGCGATCCTCCACGAGGGCGAGCTGGTCCTGTCCGGGACCCCGGCCGAGGTGACCGCCACCCGGCCGGCCCGGATCCGCTTCGCCCTGCCCGCCGGGACGCCCGCCGCCCGGCTGCCGCTGTCGTTGCGGGCGGCCGCCTTCGGGCAGCGCGTGGAGATCCGTACCGAGGCGCTCCAGGAGACCCTGGCCGAACTGCTCGGCTGGGCCCGGGAGAACGGCGTGGAACTGGGCGGGCTCGACGCCCGGTCCGCCTCCCTGGAGGAGGCCTTCCTGGAGATCGCCCGGAACCGCCGCAACACCGGCGACCGCACCGGTCGCACCGGCCACGGCAGTCACGACAGTCACGACGACACCATGGCGGGGACCCGATGA
- a CDS encoding Lsr2 family protein, producing MAQRVVVTLSDDIDGGEAAETVMFALDGKSYEIDLNAANAKKLRKSLAPFVAAGRRRSRSGKTFKHTSVAPDPAVVRAWARSNQHDVPPRGRIPKKIYEAYNAAH from the coding sequence GTGGCGCAGCGCGTAGTAGTGACGCTCTCCGACGACATCGACGGCGGAGAAGCGGCGGAAACGGTCATGTTCGCCTTGGACGGTAAGTCGTACGAGATCGACCTGAATGCGGCCAACGCAAAGAAACTGCGGAAGAGCCTCGCGCCCTTCGTGGCCGCCGGACGCCGCCGGTCGCGCTCGGGGAAGACCTTCAAGCACACCTCGGTCGCGCCCGACCCGGCGGTCGTCCGCGCCTGGGCCCGGTCCAACCAGCACGACGTGCCGCCGCGGGGCCGCATCCCGAAGAAGATCTACGAGGCCTACAACGCGGCCCACTGA
- the purS gene encoding phosphoribosylformylglycinamidine synthase subunit PurS produces the protein MARVVVDVMLKPEILDPQGQAVQRALPRLGFEGIADVRQGKRFELEVEGPVDQAALDRIHTMAETFLANTVIEDFTVKVEA, from the coding sequence GTGGCACGCGTCGTAGTCGACGTCATGCTCAAGCCGGAGATCCTCGACCCCCAGGGCCAGGCGGTGCAGCGTGCACTGCCGCGCCTGGGCTTCGAGGGCATCGCCGACGTCCGTCAGGGGAAGCGCTTCGAACTGGAAGTGGAGGGACCGGTCGACCAGGCCGCCCTCGACCGCATCCACACGATGGCCGAAACGTTCCTCGCCAACACCGTCATCGAAGACTTCACCGTGAAGGTCGAGGCCTGA